The Triticum urartu cultivar G1812 chromosome 6, Tu2.1, whole genome shotgun sequence genome includes the window AATGCAAAGTGGCATGTCTGGGATATGAAGCCATTTAACATGCTATTATTCTTGTACTAGCTACTTGTCTTTGTGTTCCATTTGGTATTCAGATACTTAATTGTCTCCATGCTGACCTTTGTTTTGTTTCCTTTGAAACAGAGATGCAATGTGAAGAAGAAAGATACCAGGAAGCTCATGGATGCTATCTATGTCGTGAGTGATCAGGGCAGCATCACGGAAGAGCAGTAGTGGGCTGCATTTTGTCTAGTACGTGATAGACTGATAGCATTTCTAACCATCTTTATTATAACCTTTACTGGATCAACTAATTACTTAATTAGGAATCAGGATGCTATTGCTATGTAACTGGAGCACGTACTCCTATGTGAATTGGATCTTTGTTATTGTTGGTATAATACTTCATGTATTCTGAGTAGTTATCTCGTCTGATATGCCTGTGTGTAAGTCTTGTGGTTCGACTGCTAGGATGTTTGTTATGCATGGCATTTGGAGAAGTGTGTTCTTGTTCACAATTGCGAAATTTATTTCAGTTAGCAATGTGTTGCTCTAATCTAGCAGCAATGCTCTAATGTAGCAGCGAAGAAAGAGTTTCTTTGAGGCCACAGTCTACAATGGACGGTAAATGGATGAACATGTAGTTATGCAAAAAGAGATTATTTGAGTAGACAACTGAATGTAGTTGTGCTAGTTCAGAGTAGGGGAAGCCCCTGGTAAATGGATGAACAAGCAGCAGTATGCTCTTGCAAATGCATCCATCATACTACTAGCCAGAGGTAAGAGAATGGAGTGTTGATGAACTGAACTCAGTAGTAAAATTAATAATCTGAGACATATGCATCTACTACATGTTGATGCTGTTTAGGTGTTGATGCTGAAGCTGAAGATTAAGGATGCAGAGTCCATTTGGCATCTGGGACTATGGACATGAACGCTTCAGATAAATTAATCGACAGGGATATATAGTAGTGGTAGCAGATTGAACAATGCTCTTGTGCTTGACATGGACAACAGAACATAATAAgttatctactccctccgttcctaaatatttgtctttctagagatttcaacaagtgactacatacggagcaaaatgagtgaatctacactctaaaatatgtctatatacatccgtatgtggtagtccatttggaatctctaaaaagacaaatatttaggaacggagggagtaaaaaTGAACAAATGATCATGGTCTAGCTTAATTAGCTGCATGTTTTCCCTTTTCAAAGGTGCCGATGTAATCCTTGTTATTACCACTGTACACCAGCTAACTGTAACATGAAGCTCTGTGGTGGCAATGTACTAATGAGATCACTGCAATTAATTATAGTGCAACCATGATGCAGAAATACTGGTCTCATTAACCAATCCAGACATTACATGACACCAACAAGTAGTACTGCACGCTTAATAGAAATATTAATGATAGAAAAGGAGGATAATAATAATTCACTACTTGGAAAGTCTGATTTTTTTTCATATTAGTATGTTTTGCTCAAAGAAAGGCTGTGTAAGTTGCCACAACAAACAGATTTCGCCGTATTGCATATTGCAAGCTATCAATGTTCTCTTGCGTATTGCAGCAAGCTAGATACTGCTCTTGTTTGATTTGTTGCCCTTTCTCCTGTAAGGTAATCAGTCGTATATACTCTATATAAGACCTTCTTCCGATTTTTTCCTTTGCTCTTGACTAGTGAAGGAGCCCTTTCTGTACCTCTGATAATTTGTTGTGGGATTTTCTCCTTCTCAGCTTATCTTGCCCTTTGTGTCCCCTTTATCTTGCCGTTTGCAATAAACGTTTGCAGCGAAGCTTATATTTTGTTTCCTGAACTGGGCAAAACCTGGCAATGTTCTAGTTTGCAGAAGTGCCCTGGGATTGTTGTTTCTTTTTCGACAGTGCATGTGCGAGAGGCATGTTTTAGTTTGATGATGAAAACTAGGGAAATTACCTTACCATGCACAATTGTGTTAAGCAACGTTTTGGTTTGCCAGAGTTTTAACGCAAGATAATGTAAAACAACCTGGGTTACAAAGCTTGCTATGAGCAACCTGGCATATGATGGTTTTATGTATCTAGGTGGCATTCTTGCTATTGTGCTTCTGGATAGATGCTTGCGCGAAGTATTAATTGTGCTTTCTGAGATGAGATGCTTATGCAAGATATCAATGAGGATTGCTACTTTGAGGAGTTCCTTTCTCAGACATGAAAATTTCCGGCATAGCAAATCCCCGCTGGTTCATCGCTTTGCGGCACTAACCCGCAAGTTTTGGCATGGTGAGAACTTCAGGGCCAAGTTAGTACTCCTTTCGTCCCAAAATAagtctcaactttgtactagcttattttgggacggagggagtagtacatatGAGCTCCTTCAAGCAGTTTGAGGGCCAGCGAGAAGGGGTTCCAACTCGAACAAAAAAACAGATTACAATGCTTGTTATATAACAGTTTCATGAATCTGGGTTAACTTGCTTCCTGTTGTGCTCCTGAGATGGTGCCATCCAAACCCTACGTATTCCACATATTTGTGATGTGTAAACAGCACAAATCTTTCAAAACTCCAAAATGCAATATTCGATTCATTTTGATTTTTTATCAGCAAACCTAAATTGCACATTATTGGCCCCACTAGAGATATATTGAAAATTAAGAACTTTCTGCCATGCATCAATTTCATTAGCACATGAGCTACACATGAAACATTTCAGAGGAGCAAGCTTAAAATTGCATTCCACCATCTTAAGTGGCAGATAGAAATTTGACCTCTTTCTAACATACTCTAACATTAACCCAAAAACAGAGGCACTCATACACAGAAACTGTTCAGATGATACAAGGATAAAATCCAAGGACACTCATAGGATAAGATTTGATAGCAGATCATGCAAATAAGTATATCAGGTATCAAACAAGATGTCCGAGAAGGCCAAAACAGAAATTCAGAAACTAGCACTTGATAACAACAGAACCCACTAGCTGCCTTAAGCATCTCATCActtcttctcctccttctccgcctcggcAGCCTTCTTCTGCCTGGCTCCCAACTGGCGCTGGTTCATCCTCTCGACACGGAGCTTGCCATAGGCCTTGAACTCCTTCATCTCCTCTGTGACCTTCACGACCTCAACTGAGCGCTTCTCACCGCGGGCAATGGGCATGTAGTCGCCCTGGACCTGTGTGGCGTTGGCAAGCTCCTCCGGAGTAGAGTCACCAGCCTGGGAACAAGAGAGCAGTTAGAGGGACATAGATATTAGAACCTCCAAATGTAAAATACAGAGAGAAAGAGTAAGCTGATGTATACCTTGACCTTGCGAGCACGCCTTGGGAAGATAACAAGCTTGGCCTTGTAGGTCTTAAGCCTCTGGATATTGGACTGCATACCCTCAAGCGACCTGTTCTTGCGGCGATGGTCCACAGAAATGCCAATGGTAGGAGCGAGCTTCTTTGGGATGCCAGCGGACTGCAGTTACAGTATACATACATTAGCAGATGACAAAGAATTTTCTAGGATAACCCAACTATAGTTTCTCAGCAGATTATCTCATCTAGCATCTGAACCTAAACTCAAGCAGCATGCATCAATTGTAGGAGGGGGCAAGCAATTCAAAGCTACAGAGAGAACACAAGTTCTCTCAAAGTAGAGAACAAAAAGTAAGCCAGAAATTGACGCAATGTACAACTATGGAATTTGACTGTTCTTACAGAGCAAACATTTAAAAATCCATGTTCAGTTATAGACCAATTATGGGAACTGATGATGTTGCATCGTTCATAGGCTATTCGTCAATGAAGGAAACAGAGCAAAGGAACGATAATCACCTTAAGCTCCTCAAGGGTAAAGCCTCTGCCAGCCCTGGCCTTCATGTTGTACTTGCGGGTCTGGCATTGCACAATGGGGCGAAGAGGTCCAGAGGTGGGGCGAGGGAAGATCTTCACAGCCTTCTTCTGGCGAGCTGCATACAAAAAGAAGATAATGTAAGATGACAGTGAGTCAAACAAGCACCACAATAAAACAAACATGTTGTCAGTGGATTGGCTTGCAACTTATTAGTAAATCAACAAAAAAACCTAAATGATACTACATCTACTCTGCCCTGCTGTAACAAACATGCACTTAACTCCTTGCAAGTAATTGCATACACCAGTGCAGTGTTCCTCGCATGTTACTGCTGGGTTCAACTTATAAATATAAAGAGACATGGCAATACAGATGAGTACCAGAGACGTCTAGCCTAGCATCAAACTTGATTTCATGGTAGATGTACTAGAAACAACTAACAGACCAGATATCCTCCTATTAGCACTTTATACCTCAACCCCCAGTCACACATCCTGAACACCACCACAATCATAGGCTACTAGAACTACAGATCCTGCTGAGCAATTGTGACTAAGATCCTCGCGCAGGAAGGGAAAACAGAGACATCATCACAGCTGCCAGGAAGTGGGGGGGCGCTCACCGATGCGGCGCCTCTGCTTGCGGGCGGGCTGGTTGAACCACGTCTTGACATAGTTCTGCCAGTGCTTCTTGAAGTGGCCGTTGGGGATGACGTTGTTGTGCTTCACCATCTCGCCCTCCTTACCTGCACAGCGCACCAACAAATCAGCCAAGGAAACCACGGATCCAAGCCAGCGAGGCAAGATCAAGAGCGCGGCGTGGCCTCGATTCACAAGAAAGTGCCGGCGGCGAATCTACCGCCACAGATCGTGGCAGGAACGCAGGAGCGAGGCGCGACGGCATTTCGCCGGACATGAACGGTGCAGAGGCACGGGGAGGGGGCACAAACCTGGAGAcgacggtgcggcggcggcggcgggggagggCTAGGGTTTTGCGGGGGAGTGGAGCGGCGGCGCGGTGGGATGAAGATGATGAGGGATCTTATAGTGCTGGCCCGTGCGGGAGGGTAGGGTTTTCGTCCGTGAGGGGTGTGAGGCTGCGATGTGGGCCC containing:
- the LOC125517558 gene encoding 60S ribosomal protein L13-1-like, translating into MVKHNNVIPNGHFKKHWQNYVKTWFNQPARKQRRRIARQKKAVKIFPRPTSGPLRPIVQCQTRKYNMKARAGRGFTLEELKSAGIPKKLAPTIGISVDHRRKNRSLEGMQSNIQRLKTYKAKLVIFPRRARKVKAGDSTPEELANATQVQGDYMPIARGEKRSVEVVKVTEEMKEFKAYGKLRVERMNQRQLGARQKKAAEAEKEEKK